A DNA window from Pseudomonas resinovorans NBRC 106553 contains the following coding sequences:
- a CDS encoding SirB1 family protein: MDPRQRCLACLERDPPAMLEAALWVAAEHDPRLDPERVLRDFGGLLQLVAAGLPNLPPVELAQPLLRRMNELDFHEDDDTPLRPRAALLPQVLERRRGQPLSLALLALELAARLGIPLVGVNFPGHFLLRVPGADHLLDPCSGRRLYTRDCRDMVMRSLGPQTELQAVHLQTASPQEMIQRLSRNLRVLHQEAGEYLAALKDAERVLVLGTPGMHDHLARADIYQRLDCPQAERYDLERALLLCDDPAQHLHLAQRLRRLGHVQPLH; this comes from the coding sequence ATGGACCCGCGCCAACGCTGTCTAGCCTGCCTCGAACGCGACCCACCGGCGATGCTGGAGGCGGCCCTGTGGGTCGCCGCCGAGCATGACCCACGGCTGGACCCGGAACGGGTGTTGCGGGATTTCGGCGGCCTGCTGCAACTGGTGGCCGCCGGCCTGCCGAACCTGCCGCCGGTCGAACTGGCCCAGCCCCTGCTGCGGCGCATGAACGAGCTGGACTTCCACGAAGACGACGACACGCCCCTGCGCCCGCGTGCGGCGCTGCTGCCCCAGGTACTGGAACGCCGCCGTGGTCAGCCGTTGTCCCTGGCGCTGCTGGCCCTGGAACTGGCCGCGCGGCTGGGCATTCCCCTGGTCGGGGTGAACTTTCCCGGCCACTTCCTGCTGCGCGTACCGGGGGCCGACCACCTGCTCGACCCCTGCAGTGGCCGGCGGCTGTACACCCGGGACTGCCGCGACATGGTGATGCGCTCGCTGGGGCCGCAGACGGAGCTGCAGGCCGTGCATCTGCAAACCGCCAGCCCCCAGGAGATGATCCAGCGGCTGTCGCGCAACCTGCGCGTGCTGCACCAGGAAGCCGGCGAGTACCTGGCGGCGCTGAAGGATGCCGAGCGCGTGCTGGTGCTCGGCACGCCAGGCATGCACGACCACCTCGCCCGCGCCGATATCTACCAGCGCCTGGACTGCCCGCAGGCGGAGCGCTACGACCTGGAGCGCGCCCTGCTGCTCTGCGACGACCCGGCCCAGCACCTGCATTTGGCCCAGCGGCTGCGCCGGCTGGGACATGTGCAACCGCTGCACTAA
- a CDS encoding DUF1302 domain-containing protein, translated as MTKTTMRAVFRPHALAIAVAMGFAAQAHAVNFNIGEIEGQFDSSLSVGASWSMRSADPDLISVNNGGRGQSSTGDDGRLNFKKGETFSKIFKGIHDLELKYGDTGVFVRGKYWYDFELKDENRPFKPIDDSGRKEGAKSRGAQFLDAFVYHNYDIADLPGNVRLGKQVVSWGESTFIGNSINSINPVDVAAFRRPGSEIKEGLIPVNMFYVSQSLTDNLSAEAFYQIEWDQTVLDNCGTFFATSDVAADGCDTGYTVGSPAIAPLEPIAAAFGQGFDVTSEGVIVHRASDRDARDSGQWGAALRWLGDETEYAAYFMNYHSRTPIVGTITASQATFAAMPGIIGAANGIVPGSGAGLAQSVALGNGQYFLEYPENIQLYGLSFSTTLPTGTAWSGEVSYRPNAPVQINTTDLTLALVNPLVGGAASPIATRPGADNTGYNRKEITQAQTTLTHFFDQVLGADRLTLVGEVGVTRVGGLESTSKLRYGRDSVFGAYGFNGDTHGFVTSTSWGYRTRAILDYSNAIAGINLRPNLAWSHDVDGYGPNGLFNEGAKALSVGVDADYQNTYTASLSYTDFFGGKYNTLVDRDFLALSFGVNF; from the coding sequence ATGACAAAAACAACAATGCGCGCAGTTTTCCGGCCGCACGCGCTGGCCATCGCAGTCGCCATGGGGTTTGCCGCCCAGGCACATGCCGTCAATTTCAACATCGGCGAGATCGAGGGGCAGTTCGACTCCTCGCTGTCGGTCGGCGCGAGCTGGTCGATGCGCTCCGCCGATCCGGACCTGATCAGCGTCAACAACGGCGGCCGGGGACAGTCGTCGACCGGTGACGATGGCCGCCTGAACTTCAAGAAGGGCGAAACCTTCTCGAAGATCTTCAAGGGTATCCACGACCTCGAACTCAAGTACGGCGACACCGGCGTGTTCGTCCGTGGCAAGTACTGGTACGACTTCGAGCTCAAGGACGAGAACCGCCCGTTCAAGCCCATCGACGACAGCGGCCGCAAGGAAGGCGCCAAGTCCCGTGGCGCGCAATTCCTCGACGCCTTCGTCTACCACAACTACGACATCGCCGACCTGCCGGGCAACGTGCGCCTGGGCAAGCAGGTGGTGAGCTGGGGTGAGAGCACCTTCATCGGCAACAGCATCAACTCGATCAACCCGGTCGACGTGGCCGCGTTCCGCCGTCCGGGCTCCGAGATCAAGGAAGGCCTGATCCCGGTCAACATGTTCTATGTGTCCCAGAGCCTGACCGACAACCTGTCGGCCGAAGCCTTCTACCAGATCGAGTGGGACCAGACGGTACTGGATAACTGCGGCACCTTCTTCGCCACCTCCGACGTCGCCGCCGACGGCTGCGATACCGGCTACACCGTGGGCTCCCCGGCCATCGCGCCGCTGGAGCCGATCGCCGCCGCCTTCGGCCAGGGCTTCGACGTGACCTCCGAGGGGGTGATCGTGCACCGCGCCAGCGACCGTGATGCCCGCGACTCCGGGCAGTGGGGCGCGGCGCTGCGTTGGCTCGGCGACGAGACCGAGTACGCCGCCTACTTCATGAACTACCACAGCCGCACGCCAATCGTGGGCACCATCACCGCCAGCCAGGCCACCTTCGCGGCCATGCCAGGCATCATTGGCGCCGCCAACGGCATCGTCCCCGGCTCCGGTGCCGGCCTGGCGCAGAGCGTGGCGCTCGGCAACGGCCAGTACTTCCTGGAATACCCCGAGAACATCCAGCTCTACGGCCTGAGCTTCTCCACCACCCTGCCCACCGGCACGGCCTGGAGCGGCGAGGTCAGCTACCGGCCGAACGCGCCGGTGCAGATCAACACCACCGACCTGACCCTGGCCCTGGTCAACCCGCTGGTGGGCGGCGCGGCTTCCCCGATCGCCACCCGTCCGGGTGCCGACAACACCGGCTACAACCGCAAGGAAATCACCCAGGCCCAGACCACCCTGACGCACTTCTTCGACCAGGTACTGGGCGCCGACCGCCTGACCCTGGTGGGCGAGGTGGGTGTGACCCGCGTGGGCGGCCTGGAGTCCACCAGCAAGCTGCGCTACGGCCGCGACTCGGTGTTCGGCGCCTACGGCTTCAACGGCGATACCCACGGCTTCGTCACCAGCACCTCCTGGGGCTACCGCACCCGCGCCATTCTCGACTACAGCAACGCCATCGCAGGCATCAACCTGCGGCCGAACCTCGCCTGGTCCCACGACGTCGACGGCTACGGTCCCAACGGCCTGTTCAACGAAGGCGCCAAGGCGCTCAGCGTCGGCGTCGATGCCGATTACCAGAACACCTACACCGCGAGTCTCAGTTACACCGACTTCTTCGGTGGCAAATACAACACCCTGGTCGATCGCGATTTCCTCGCGCTCAGCTTCGGCGTGAACTTCTGA
- a CDS encoding Glu/Leu/Phe/Val dehydrogenase dimerization domain-containing protein: MFAMMETARLEALHLANDPATGLKAIIAIHNTRLGPALGGCRYLAYPDDESAIRDAIRLAQGMSYKAALAGLEQGGGKAVIIRPAHVDNRAALFEAFGRMIESLNGRYITAVDSGTSSADMDCIAQQTGHVTSTTAAGDPSSHTALGVFAGIRATAHARLGSDDLEGLRVAVQGLGHVGYALAEQLHAVGAELLVSDLDAGRVQLAVEQLGAQPVASGALLTTPCDILAPCGLGGILNAQTVGQLRCAAVAGATNNQLASAEIADEMEARGILYAPDYVINSGGLIYVALKHKGETLPAITAHLSQIRQRLTEIYAHAQADKRSPARVADALAERILFG; this comes from the coding sequence ATGTTCGCCATGATGGAAACCGCCCGGCTGGAGGCGTTGCACCTTGCCAACGATCCCGCCACCGGACTCAAGGCCATCATCGCCATCCACAACACTCGCCTCGGCCCAGCCCTTGGCGGGTGCCGATACCTCGCCTACCCCGATGATGAAAGCGCCATCCGCGACGCCATCCGCCTCGCCCAGGGCATGAGCTACAAGGCGGCCCTGGCCGGCCTGGAGCAGGGCGGCGGCAAGGCGGTGATCATCCGGCCGGCCCATGTGGATAACCGCGCCGCCTTGTTCGAAGCCTTCGGGCGCATGATCGAATCCCTCAACGGCCGCTACATCACCGCGGTCGACAGCGGCACCTCCAGCGCCGACATGGACTGCATCGCCCAGCAGACCGGCCACGTCACCAGCACCACGGCCGCGGGCGATCCCTCGTCGCATACCGCCCTCGGTGTGTTCGCCGGCATCCGTGCCACCGCCCACGCGCGCCTCGGCAGCGATGACCTGGAAGGCCTGCGCGTGGCCGTGCAGGGCCTCGGCCATGTGGGCTACGCCCTGGCCGAGCAGCTCCATGCGGTGGGTGCCGAACTGCTGGTCAGCGACCTCGACGCCGGGCGCGTGCAACTGGCGGTGGAGCAACTGGGCGCACAGCCGGTGGCCAGCGGCGCCTTGCTCACCACCCCCTGCGACATCCTCGCGCCCTGCGGCCTGGGCGGCATCCTCAATGCCCAGACCGTGGGCCAGTTGCGCTGCGCGGCGGTAGCCGGCGCCACCAACAACCAGCTCGCCAGCGCCGAGATCGCCGACGAAATGGAAGCGCGCGGGATCCTCTATGCGCCGGACTACGTGATCAACTCCGGCGGGCTCATCTACGTCGCCCTCAAGCACAAGGGCGAAACACTGCCGGCGATCACCGCGCACCTGTCGCAGATCCGCCAGCGACTCACCGAGATCTACGCGCACGCCCAGGCCGACAAGCGATCCCCAGCGCGGGTCGCCGACGCCCTGGCCGAGCGCATTCTGTTCGGCTGA
- a CDS encoding DUF1329 domain-containing protein, producing the protein MRKTILQCGALALSLLAANVMAAVTAVDAAKLGTSLTPLGAEMAGNADGSIPAWTGGLARNAGAVDAKGFLADPFANEKPLFTITAANVEQYKDKLSDGQVAMFKRYPDTYKIPVYPTHRTVAVPEAVNEAAKKSALNVQPINDGNGLANFADSRYYAFPIPKNGVEVIWNHVTRYRGGNLRRIITQATPQVNGSFTPIRFEEEVAVPQEMPDLASDKGANVLLFFKQQVTAPSRLAGNVLLVHETLDQVKEPRLAWIYNAGQRRVRRAPQVAYDGPGTAADGLRTSDNFDMFSGAPDRYDWKLVGKKEMYIPYNSYKLDSPSLKYDDVIKAGHINQDLTRYELHRVWEVVATVKPGERHIYAKRHMYIDEDSWQVALVDHYDGRGQLWRVAEGHQQYYYNNQVPAYTLEALYDIIAGRYLALGMKNEEKHSFEFGFVGKAPDYTPAALRNAGVR; encoded by the coding sequence ATGCGCAAGACGATTCTGCAATGCGGCGCCCTGGCCCTGAGCCTGCTGGCCGCCAACGTGATGGCTGCGGTAACCGCCGTGGACGCGGCCAAGCTGGGCACCAGCCTGACCCCGTTGGGCGCGGAGATGGCCGGTAACGCCGACGGCAGCATTCCCGCCTGGACCGGTGGCTTGGCCAGGAACGCCGGGGCGGTGGATGCCAAGGGCTTCCTCGCCGACCCCTTCGCCAACGAGAAGCCGCTGTTCACCATCACCGCGGCCAACGTCGAGCAATACAAGGACAAGCTCTCCGACGGCCAGGTGGCGATGTTCAAACGCTACCCCGACACCTACAAGATCCCGGTCTACCCGACCCACCGCACCGTGGCGGTGCCCGAGGCGGTGAACGAGGCGGCGAAGAAAAGCGCGCTCAACGTCCAGCCGATCAACGACGGCAACGGCCTGGCCAACTTCGCCGACAGCCGCTACTACGCCTTCCCGATCCCGAAGAATGGCGTCGAAGTGATCTGGAACCACGTCACCCGCTATCGCGGCGGCAACCTGCGCCGGATCATCACCCAGGCCACGCCCCAGGTGAACGGTTCCTTCACCCCGATCCGCTTCGAGGAAGAAGTGGCCGTGCCCCAGGAGATGCCGGACCTGGCGTCCGACAAGGGCGCGAACGTGCTGCTCTTCTTCAAGCAGCAGGTCACCGCGCCGTCGCGCCTGGCGGGTAACGTACTGCTGGTCCACGAGACCCTGGACCAGGTCAAGGAGCCGCGCCTGGCGTGGATCTACAATGCCGGCCAGCGCCGCGTGCGTCGCGCCCCGCAGGTGGCCTACGACGGCCCCGGCACCGCCGCCGACGGCCTGCGTACCTCCGACAACTTCGACATGTTCTCCGGCGCCCCGGATCGCTACGACTGGAAGCTGGTGGGCAAGAAGGAGATGTACATCCCCTACAACAGCTACAAGCTGGACTCGCCGTCGCTCAAGTACGACGACGTGATCAAGGCCGGCCACATCAACCAGGACCTGACCCGCTATGAGCTGCACCGCGTCTGGGAAGTGGTGGCCACGGTCAAGCCCGGCGAGCGTCACATCTACGCCAAGCGCCACATGTACATCGACGAAGACAGCTGGCAGGTGGCGCTGGTGGACCACTACGACGGCCGTGGCCAGCTCTGGCGCGTCGCCGAGGGTCACCAGCAGTACTACTACAACAACCAGGTACCGGCCTACACCCTCGAAGCCCTGTACGACATCATCGCCGGTCGCTACCTGGCCCTGGGCATGAAGAACGAAGAGAAACACAGCTTCGAGTTCGGCTTCGTCGGCAAGGCTCCGGACTACACCCCGGCGGCGCTGCGGAACGCGGGCGTACGTTGA
- a CDS encoding LuxR C-terminal-related transcriptional regulator, with the protein MSVMTRFETPAHLPRLPSLHVSRPRLSDRLVESTARLRLLCAPAGSGKSVLLTECVRRCPDGTQVRWLPLGGGNPAVVGFCALLADVLGIAERNEEGLLQALALWDQPVWLVLDDYCRQASAELDACLDRLLSAGSPALSWWISGRRRPACNLPRLLIDGELLELDAESLAFDHGELEQLLQQSYLDGAGDVACRLFKSTGGWCAGLRMALLEPADWGIAEPGDGFGPSATLAAYLEHELFALLSADQAAAWRALVHLPRFNAPLCEHLFGVGEGAPLLRNLQTLGCFIEPLAEHPGWFRIFVPLARQIRTRDIQAGRGWHLRACQWFAAEGDWQAAIEHALEARQPEAAVSLLQHMGVEHLFQGRNVALLLRLNREVDRDLLQVSPHCLRLLAGALMFAGQLDEAATCIAGQSRFLPQPDAERQRELVAYWQAQYGMLAHLQGDAPGAQLHLRESLDALPDAAWEQNLVCYSGLTQQALLGGQLDIAQSLNREALLLARSRGSLLLEAFLELDHAQILEHRGALLRADALLERVQEFLASQSRLAGPLLGRLALRRGRLALRRGRDDEAREHYHYGLQEARSCGDYRALYGYLGLAVLDANQRAFDSAFDRLREAERLMQIRHIPERVYRAVLLQVSSSLLLMQGRAGQARQALLRVLKHFRGEHAVQAPPATLDLIPRIEWQLALAEVYEGEVFNARQRLLGQLHKAREAGMPALEVEIHLALAECEFLAGDLPRAGALMRDGLVLAAQSSLQQPLRELRLRQPAMLRALGMEEEDEPTEGGAGPLSQRELEVLGLIALGCSNHEIAERLFISLHTVKTHARRINGKLGVKRRTQAVAHAKSLGLM; encoded by the coding sequence ATGTCTGTCATGACCCGCTTCGAAACCCCCGCCCACCTGCCACGCCTGCCGTCGTTGCACGTTTCCCGCCCCCGCCTCAGCGACCGCCTGGTCGAGTCCACGGCGCGCCTGCGCCTGCTCTGCGCCCCGGCCGGCAGCGGCAAGAGCGTGCTGCTGACCGAGTGCGTGCGGCGTTGCCCGGACGGTACCCAGGTGCGCTGGCTGCCGCTGGGTGGCGGCAACCCGGCGGTGGTCGGCTTCTGCGCCTTGCTGGCGGACGTCCTGGGTATCGCAGAGCGGAACGAGGAGGGCCTGCTCCAGGCGCTGGCGCTCTGGGACCAGCCGGTCTGGCTGGTGCTGGACGATTACTGCCGCCAGGCCAGCGCCGAGCTGGATGCCTGCCTGGATCGCCTGCTCAGTGCCGGCAGCCCGGCGCTGAGCTGGTGGATCAGCGGCCGGCGGCGTCCCGCCTGTAACCTGCCGCGCCTGCTGATAGACGGCGAACTGCTGGAGCTGGACGCCGAATCCCTGGCGTTCGACCACGGCGAACTGGAACAACTGCTCCAGCAGTCGTACCTGGATGGCGCCGGCGATGTCGCCTGTCGCCTGTTCAAGAGCACCGGCGGCTGGTGCGCGGGCCTGCGCATGGCCTTGCTGGAACCGGCCGACTGGGGCATTGCCGAACCCGGCGATGGCTTTGGCCCGTCGGCCACCCTGGCCGCCTACCTCGAACACGAACTGTTCGCCCTCCTCAGTGCCGACCAGGCGGCAGCCTGGCGCGCGCTGGTCCATCTGCCGCGCTTCAATGCGCCCCTTTGCGAGCACCTGTTCGGCGTTGGCGAGGGCGCGCCGTTGCTGCGCAACCTGCAGACGCTGGGCTGCTTCATCGAACCCCTGGCCGAGCACCCCGGCTGGTTCCGCATCTTCGTTCCGCTGGCCCGGCAGATTCGCACCCGCGATATCCAGGCCGGGCGTGGCTGGCACCTGCGCGCCTGCCAATGGTTCGCGGCCGAGGGGGACTGGCAGGCCGCCATCGAGCACGCCCTGGAGGCCAGGCAACCGGAGGCCGCGGTCAGCCTGCTGCAGCATATGGGCGTCGAGCATCTGTTCCAGGGGCGCAACGTCGCCTTGCTGCTGCGCCTGAACCGAGAGGTCGACCGCGACCTGTTGCAGGTGTCGCCCCACTGCCTGCGGCTGCTGGCCGGCGCCTTGATGTTCGCTGGGCAGTTGGACGAGGCGGCCACCTGCATCGCCGGGCAATCACGCTTCCTGCCCCAGCCGGATGCCGAACGGCAGCGCGAGCTGGTGGCCTACTGGCAGGCCCAGTACGGCATGCTGGCGCACCTGCAGGGCGATGCTCCTGGTGCCCAGCTGCACTTGCGCGAGTCGCTCGATGCGCTGCCCGATGCAGCCTGGGAACAGAACCTGGTCTGCTATTCGGGCCTGACCCAGCAGGCGCTGCTGGGGGGCCAGCTGGACATCGCCCAGAGCCTCAACCGCGAAGCGCTGCTGCTGGCGCGCAGCCGGGGCAGCCTGCTGCTGGAGGCGTTCCTGGAGCTGGATCATGCGCAGATACTCGAACACCGTGGCGCCTTGCTGCGCGCCGACGCCCTGCTCGAACGCGTCCAGGAGTTCCTCGCCAGCCAGTCGCGCCTGGCCGGCCCCTTGCTCGGCCGCCTGGCCCTGCGGCGCGGGCGCCTGGCGTTGCGCCGGGGTCGCGACGACGAGGCCCGCGAGCATTATCACTACGGGCTGCAGGAGGCCCGCAGCTGTGGCGACTACCGCGCCCTCTACGGCTACCTCGGCCTGGCGGTGCTGGACGCCAACCAGCGGGCCTTCGACTCGGCCTTCGATCGCCTGCGTGAAGCCGAGCGCCTGATGCAGATCCGCCATATCCCCGAGCGGGTCTACCGCGCGGTGTTGTTGCAGGTCAGCAGCAGCCTGCTGCTGATGCAGGGGCGCGCCGGCCAGGCCCGCCAGGCCCTGCTGCGGGTGCTCAAGCACTTCCGTGGCGAGCACGCGGTGCAGGCGCCCCCGGCCACCCTCGACCTGATCCCGCGTATCGAGTGGCAGCTGGCGCTGGCCGAGGTCTATGAGGGCGAAGTGTTCAATGCCCGGCAGCGCCTGCTCGGGCAACTGCACAAGGCCCGAGAGGCCGGCATGCCGGCGCTGGAGGTGGAGATCCACCTGGCACTGGCCGAATGCGAGTTCCTCGCCGGCGATCTGCCCAGGGCCGGGGCCTTGATGCGCGATGGCCTGGTCCTGGCGGCGCAATCCAGTCTGCAGCAGCCGCTGCGCGAGCTGCGGTTGCGCCAGCCGGCGATGCTCCGGGCGCTCGGCATGGAGGAAGAGGACGAGCCGACGGAAGGCGGCGCCGGTCCGCTCAGCCAGCGCGAACTGGAAGTGCTCGGCCTGATCGCCCTGGGCTGTTCCAACCACGAGATCGCCGAGCGCCTGTTCATCTCCTTGCACACGGTGAAGACCCATGCCCGCCGGATCAACGGCAAGCTGGGGGTCAAGCGGCGCACCCAGGCGGTTGCCCATGCTAAATCCCTGGGGCTGATGTAA